From the genome of Triticum aestivum cultivar Chinese Spring chromosome 1A, IWGSC CS RefSeq v2.1, whole genome shotgun sequence:
tagtGTATGATACCCAATCATCTCTTTCTTTATTTAATTTTATGTCACCTTATTAAAATTGACTAattgacatgcatgatactagctataatACTCTCATTATGGGCAACCTTATAAAGATCACTACATCAATGATTATATGTTGATCCCGGCTTTATTTTGCATATATAATTTGTTTTTCAATTGGCAGGCTTTTTAACAATGTGAAAGCCGAGGACCAGTTCTTCCTTCGCCTACCTGAAACAATGATAAAAGCGGAAAAAATTGCGGTCCTCGGGCGTGGAAGTTGGCGGAGGCATGCAAGCCCTGCAGAGTCCTTAAGTGACAAGCTTCTGGCATTGCACGAGTTAAAAGGTGTCTTCATATCTGGTAGATCTTGCTTTGCAGTCCTCTTCTCAAGTGTCCTTGGACAAGTGCAGCTAGCCGCACTCATTGCTTGCATTGTTATGTCTTCATTGCGTCTGAAAAGGCAAGATTATGTGGATCAACAGAATCAAGGGAACTATGATCATAAGAACATTAGGTGGTCTCTGAACATCTTCTATGCATTAGTGCTCAGCCAATGCATTCTCTATTTCCTAACTGGGATACTGGCAAACCCGTTGAAACGGATAACTCTAGTCTGTATGAagtacaagctagacatctgggGGTTTCTAGCTCTTTCTCGCTATCTACAGGCATGCGTTCTGAAATGCATCAATGGTGATCTTCGTGAAGCAGTCAACATGGACTTGGTTTCCTTTGCAAAGCAGCTACTGAACTCTGACCCACTGGACGACCAGCTGCTGGGAATTCGTATTCTTgaccacctcctcagaagcagggAACACGAAGATGAATGCTACAAAGAAAAGGTGCTCACCAAGATTCGATCTTCTCTTGATACCGTCGAGAAAGCAGTATACATGATGGGCTTGGACAGAGAGGTGGAACAAGACACCAGAGGGCATGCTGCGCGCATACTGCTGGAGCTCGCACCTGGCCTTCAAGTCGAGAACTTTCCTGGTATTTTTCAATCTATTTCTTCACTGCTTAGCGCACGCAGGACCAAGACCAGTGGAAGTTCCAGCAATTCAACCTGTGCAAGCAAAGAGCTCAAATTGCTTGGTGTGGATATTCTCGACAACCTCCTGACTAATCCAGAAAACTGTGCGGAGGTGAAGAATGCCAAGAACCTGCTCTCCAAGATCATACACATTACAAGCTGCCAAGATGAAAAGCTAGATTTTGATATTGATAAAAAGATAGTCGAAAACTCACTAGAAGTCTTGCGCAAGCTTGTGAGCACAGCTGGTGAGACCGGCGAGGAGCTCAGGTGCCAAGTGTCTAGTAATATGTACACCATAAGGAATATTGGCAAGTTCTTCATAGATCATCCTGAAAGTGAACCACAGATGCTTGCTCAAGCAGCAGACATCCTTGCATGCCTAGCTTCAAATGACACTGCGAGAAAGGAGATAGAAAGGTCACACCTAATCATCCGGAAACTCATCGGTCTCCTAGCTGAAGAAATTGATGACGTCCAAGAAAGCTCCATGAGAGTGTTGGCAGCCGAAGCGTTGGTATTGCTCACTGCTCCTACCAAAGAAAACGGCGAGCTCAGTATAGTGAGTGAAAGGAGCATCAAGCCAGTATTGTCAGAAAATAAGCTTGAAGGCATGCAGCGAATTGTCTCGCTGCTCTCTGATGAGTCTGCAGAGCATAGAATTATGGTGGCAAAATTCCTGCAGAATCTGCGGAGTTACCGGGGAGCAGAATATGGTGATCAGCTGGAGATAATCAACAAAGCTCTACCAAAGGTAACTGCTAAGCAGCACCTATCCTGATTCAAATCTTGGAACAGAAAATTAACTTTTATCTATTTTGCACCCATATGCGAAAAATAAAAAAGGTTGGCTTTGGTTATCTTACACTTCCTTCTGCTgaagcatatactccctccatcccataatataagagcgttttttacactaatgtagtgccaaaaatgctcttatattatgggacagaggagtAGTTTTTATTTATCTTCATTTGACATATTATCAGGGGCGGCGCTAGGGGTATTCTTGGGTCTTCATGTGAATACCCATGATGTTTACAAAACAGTGTTGATTTTGGCAAAATAGTGACAATTTTCGAAAAACAGCAATGATTTTGGCAAAATGAATACACATGAATACCCGGTTGCAAATTCCTGGAGCCGCCCGTGCATATTATGCTTGAAATGGTGCATATACATATATATCACCCTTGCATGATAAATCCATATTTTATTTTAAACTCACTGGTATACATTTGATTTTTGGGGATGACAAGTATATGAATGCTGTCACAGGTATTGGAAGCAATCAAGATTGCATCGGATAAAATAGAAGCGATAGGTTGTGCTGATGAACCTTCTGGTCATGTAAGAAAACAGATTTCTCCATCTTCCCTGTTTAACATAGTAAATTCATAGGGCCTGTTATTCCGATTCAACTAGTTTTCCTTTGAAATTTATATTTTGTTGGAATAGTATTATCCTTATATGCGCTGTATACACAGGAGATAGAGGCGCTGATAACTGAACAAGGCAAGCTGCTGGAGAGCTTTATTGGCCTGTGCATGCAAATTTGCATCAGCGGGAAtgcaaagcagttcaccgatgcgCTGAGGAGTGCTGAGATTACAGACGATATGTTCGTCCAGATGCTTACAAAGATACTGGAAGTGTACAAGTCTCCAACTTCCGATACTCCAGGCATAAGAAGGGTGGTGATTCAACAAATGAACTGGATGATGGATGAGGACCAAGAGTACATCAACATTTTCCTGAAGCATGAAATGGAAAATGCACTGAAAGAAGTAGTAGAGACGGCATTGAAGCTTGAGAACTATTGGTTCTTTCGTTTTGACGTCAAAGCTTTTGAGCATGAGGAATCCATTTATTCTCTTCTCAGCATTTCGCCACTACTGCAGGCAGGTGGTTCGGGCTTGTAGTTGGATCAGCAAACATCTATCCCAAGTACGTACTCTCTTCCATCTCATGTAAAACATATGCTAATTTGCCGATGAGATTTATAATGCCTTTCAAAGAAGCTATTTCGAGACTCATAAACCCGCAGCTATGGAAATTTAATTCAAATTTCTCAAGAATAAACATAACTTAGGCTTATGGTAGCCAGCCCAAAACAACATAATTTTGCTTTGGAAATAATCTAAGGTTAAGGCAGTCCTAGTATTAAAGTCACGTGTCCCACTTTTCTCAAGTGCTGGCATGATCTAACTTGGATTTTGTTGCATGTTCTCTGCAGGGCACAATCGTGAGAACACACCTACTATAATTGCCTACCTTCCTGCTCAAGCTATCTGCCTAAAGCAAATTTGCTTCGGGTTTCAGTATTCGTGTGTTGAATTCAGCTTCCCAGTTTGTTTAATTTAGCCAACTTATAATAATGCTCTCGGAGACATACCTTACCGTGTGTCAACAAGGACTACTATGCAAATTAGACGGTTTGTCTataactagcaaaaatgcccgtgcgttgcaacgggtacaAAATAAATACATGTGTGTGCTTTGAAATTTGAAGAAAAAAACCACTTTGCATACATGGCATGATTGCAACTCAGATCTGAATGAAATTTTCCATGTATATGAAATAGCAAAGTTTAACACACTGCCCAGTGATGTACCAGTGTCAAGTTTTGTCTTTCGTAAATCAGGAACAGGTCTTGTATCTCTTGTGATGTGATTCGTCCCTATGTCAGAAGATAGTTAGAAATCAAAACAGGGTGTGGAAAGAAACATGTAAAAGAGTGCTATAGTGACTATTGTTGGCAACAGGGAGGTAGTTATAGACACAGTAAAATATGTTGGCATGGCCTATGATTTTTGCTTGGAGAAAATAACTACAGAAAAGAGCACAAATACGTAAGTAATTTGGTATGATGGCCCAACTAATATATATGTTGCTCTAATAAATTGGTTAGACATTGGCTAAAAGCCAAATAATCCCTTTTTCACTACAGACAACAGCTAGAGCAAGGGATTGATGTATCAGGTAAAGTAAACTGCCAAATCCCTCTTTACTATTGGATATTCTTCAGAAAACATAGTCCTGCATGTATATATTgagcaaaatgaatgaagaaaagggAACATATTCACTCATGGTAAAAGTAATTGCACTCTGACAACTAAGAGAATAAGTTAGAGCAGGGGAGATTGCTCTTTCTAAGCTATAATAGCATGCAAAAAATGGGCCCTTTATGAAGATGAAGGTAGACCATCAAGTTGCAGTAAGTGAAGTGCTGGACAGTGATATACAGTATGGTTGTTTTGTAATGTGTCCCCTCGTATTTAAATATGCGATGTGATGCTACAGTAGACAGTAAACAAACAAAAAATGGCCGTCATACATGATTGTTAGAAAGAGGCCTCACATTTGATCGATATCATGATTGTTGCGCCATGATACACCATTTTCAATCTTGCAAAACCGACCGGCCTTATTCATGTCAGACCTGCACAAAGGTTATAGGCGTCTCAGATTCTATTGAATTCACTACTGGTTTAATTCTCAAAATTTGGTCTCAACAAATAGAAAAGGTAAGTAAGTATTAGCATAATGAAATGTAATTAATGTCACTTAAAAACCAAAATAGTCCACCCAAATGCAGTTATAAAAATTCTAGAACGAGAAAGAAAGAGCCTGTGCATTGCAATAATGGGGATAATACTTATTTCTCTCCCTCCATATCTCCTTCGGGTGTTGATGCTCTCGATCTACTTGAGCAAGCGCATAGTGTTAGAGCTTGATGCTCCTCTAGAGGGCAGCACTCATATTGCTGTACATCAATCAGTGTAAATAATTAAGGAGcaacatcatataaattcaacGCAAATGTTGCAGGCATATGAAAAAGAATGTTTGTACTACAGAAAGATCATGGGCAGACGAAAGACCACAAATTTGAATACATATCACTTGTTCCCCTCTTCATGATCATTGAAATTAGATGAATTTGTAACCTTTTTGTTTCTCTAGTGAACATGAAACAGGGACAACAATTCAGAAACAATAAACCCAAACAGAGGCTCTATGAACTGATTTTCTTTCAAGGGGATACATACCCCTGTCATCGTCATGTCCTCTGCAGATCGAGCATGCCGCCCCGACGGTAGACGTGGAGCCCCGTGATCGCTGCCTAGCGCCTGCGCTCCCCCGTCTGCTGACTCCACGCCGTCCTAGCTCCATTGGAGCCAGCCCAGCCTTTCTTCGCTCGTTCCGTTCCCTTTCCTTCGTTCCTTTCATGTCCCCCATCTGCACATCTGCAAGCTAGCCTTTGCTTATTGATTCTGAGACAACTCCTTGATAATGAGGACATTGAAAGGCCTATATAAATTCTGCAAGCTAGCCAGTGCCGGACAGCGGCACAACGACGATCTGCTTCATGGTGATGAAAGAGGGTGAAGAACACCACCGCAAGGAGGCCAGCCGCTTGGGTGGGAATCGATAGCGGGGTGGCGGCGATGTTCGCCGCGGGAGCCAGGCGGACGGTTTCAACAGGTGCCACTGCCAATGTAATTAGAACACTTGTAGTCTTTCAGTGAGCAAAGTGCAGATTACATGAAGTAAGCTGGATGGCAATTATATGCTTCGTGTATGGGCAGAATACAACCATCGGCTATAGTAGAGGGAGAAGACTGGATGCGACATAAATCTCTCACCTCTTGAAATATGTGAACTGGAGTATTTCTCAACAATCCCTTGGATCTGCTCCGGAGTGAATATTGATGCACTGGTATCGAAATCAGCACTCTCCAACTGCCTCTGCAACTGCATTGACAATAAAGTCGAGATAAGCATTACGCATTGCTTCTTCTGCTCATAAACACTTAGCAAAAGTTTAGTTGTGTATGTTTCAGTGAGAGAGGGCAAGCATAGAGTACATACAGTCTCAAGTATGACAGATTGGCTCTCGGAATTGTGTTTTCTAATTTGAACTAACATCTCCAGTTTCTGTAACAGCAATCAAAACGATGTAATTAGCATCTTCAATACAGTTAAGTTTGATACTTTGAAAGAGGCACTATAAAAACATTTTTGCTTCACCTGTTGTTGTAATTCCCGTTGAGTGTGCATTTTCTCGGCAAATTCTAGAGGCTCAAGCTCGGCTTCATCAATAGCCATCTCTTCTCTATCAaattaaatagaaaaaaaatcagagcATGGCTTTTAGACAACAGTTCAAGTCAACTCTGTAAACCACAAAGTATTATTGCTAGAGAGCAGGTAATTGTGGCTGTATATTCATTTTACTTGTTCAGTTCTATGGCTGGCACATTAACTGACACAGCTCTTTTCCttgaaaatataaataaataaaagagcacACCACTACACATATCAGCGTGGACTATATTCAAACATGTATAGCAAGAATGAGCTAGCTACAAATGGCCGTGCACCTGAGTCTTTTTAGCAAACACATGGCGTGCACCTCGCGGGTTGGTGGTTGAAGTCAATGGGGGCAGAGCAGCACTGAACTGCACGCAGCCTGGGCAACGACCATCGAACTGCTCCGTCGATCTGTGCGTGATGGGAGGAGCAGGTGCTCCGGCCAGGTGAAGAAGAGCGTCGGGGAGGAAAGGAACCAGCTCCCGTCGGCTCACCTGTGATTGAGAGGCGAGGCAGGCGGTTTGGAACTGTCTTTGCCGTCGCCGGAGCACTGGACATCGGCCAAGAGAGGAGGGAAGGTGAGTAGCGTCACTGGAAAAGGAACACGCCGGGGCTGGGCTggtggtggaggacgacggcgtcGGGTCGTGGCGAGAGAGAGGGATTGGGGGAAGGTGCGGCGCCGGCATCAAGTGTCGCTGGTGGTGGAAAGCCGCAGGGGTGGGGAAGGCGCACGGCGGAGGGGCGTTGGCGGTGCGCGGCGGCGTGTCGGGGGCCGGCGGCGCGCGATAGCATGG
Proteins encoded in this window:
- the LOC123061686 gene encoding uncharacterized protein isoform X2, which gives rise to MSSAPATAKTVPNRLPRLSITGEPTGAGSFPPRRSSSPGRSTCSSHHAQIDGAVRWSLPRLRAVQCCSAPIDFNHQPAREEMAIDEAELEPLEFAEKMHTQRELQQQKLEMLVQIRKHNSESQSVILETLQRQLESADFDTSASIFTPEQIQGIVEKYSSSHISRDVQMGDMKGTKERERNERRKAGLAPMELGRRGVSRRGSAGARQRSRGSTSTVGAACSICRGHDDDRGLT
- the LOC123061686 gene encoding uncharacterized protein isoform X1 is translated as MSSAPATAKTVPNRLPRLSITGEPTGAGSFPPRRSSSPGRSTCSSHHAQIDGAVRWSLPRLRAVQCCSAPIDFNHQPAREEMAIDEAELEPLEFAEKMHTQRELQQQKLEMLVQIRKHNSESQSVILETLQRQLESADFDTSASIFTPEQIQGIVEKYSSSHISRDVQMGDMKGTKERERNERRKAGLAPMELGRRGVSRRGSAGARQRSRGSTSTVGAACSICRGHDDDREKQKGYKFI